Within the Candidatus Aminicenantes bacterium genome, the region GCTTTCCTGGAGCATCCCGCAACCCCGCTGCCGGCTTTGGCCCTGATCGTCTCGGGCGGCCACACCTCGCTCTTCCTCCTGCGCGAGCGCCTGCACCTCGAGCTTCTCGGCCGGACGCGGGATGACGCGGCCGGCGAAGCCCTGGACAAGATCGCTAAGTTCCTCGACCTTGGCTATCCCGGCGGGCCGATCATCCAGAAGCTGGCCGAGCCGGGCGACCCCAAGGCCTTCGCTTTCGTCCTGCCGCGGATGACCGACCGCAGCCTCGACTTCAGCTTCAGCGGCCTTAAGACGGCCGCTATCCGCCATGTCCGCGAGAGCGGCCTAGACAAGAATCATCCCCGCCTGCCGGATTTCCTGGCCAGCTTCGAGGCGGCCGTGACGAAAGCCCTTCTCGACAACTTGATGCGGGCGGCCGACCGGGTTGAGCCGAAATCGCTCATCCTTTGCGGTGGAGTGGCGCGCAACAAGCGCCTGCGGACGCGCTTCGAGGAGACGGCCCGCTCGCACGGGCTGGTCTGGGCTGTGCCCTCCGGCAAGCTCTGCACAGACAACGCGGCCATGGTCGGCGCCCTGGCCCTGACCAAGCTTGCGGCGGGGGAACCAATCCCCTCCGCCCTCGAGCTGGACGCCTATCCGCGCCGACCGGCGGCGGAAAAGTTTATCCGTTAAATCAGCGGTAAGAGGGTTCCGGGGTTTGCTGAGGGTCTATTCTCCGTCCGGACAGCCCACGGGAGGCTAAACACCTTCTTTCTGCGACGTGCTGACCAGGTGGATCAGCTGGTGGCGGTTGTTCACTTTCAATTTCCGGTACAGGCTGTAGGCGTGGCTTTTGACGGTGTGGATGGAGATGTGCAGCGCCTCCTCCATCTGCTTGTAGCTCTTGCCGTCGATCATCAGGATCAGAATCTCCATCTCGCGGGCGGACAGCCCGTGCTTCTTCTGCAGGGACGGCATGACGACGCCGGCGCCGATGATCTTGCCCAGGCTGCCGGCCCAGGGGATGAAATAGGCCTGCAACCAAAACAGGGGGATGAGATTGGTATAAAGGGCCAATAGCCTGACGGCGGTGATATTCCAATAATTGAGCGGGCCCGGATTCAACATCACGATCGCCAGATAAACAGGGATGCGAAGGAGGAACAGCCAGGCGAAAGCCCGATTGGCCCGCCGGCGGTCTGGGTCGGGTCCCGCCTTGTTTTCCGCCAACATCCGGATCAGCCAGATCGCGGCTATCAGGTTCAGGGGCCAGATGAACAGATTCCAAAAATTGATATAGGGGCTGCGGGGCAGAAAGCCTGGGGAGCGCATGTCCAAAAAGAAAAGAAGCATCAAGGCGGCCGTAAAAAGGCCCAGGCCCGGCAGGAGCCATTTCGAAAGCTTCTTCCCCCGCAGCCAGGCAATCGTTTTATATAGAGAGACATACAGGCCCAGGATCAGCAGGGTGCGGAGCGGCCAATCGACCCCCTTGAACCAGGAAAAAAAGCTTGCCGATTGCTGGGGGGTCAGATTGCTGTCGAAGTAGACCAGCAAAAAGACTTCGAGCTCTATGATGTTGTAAAAGATCAAGTAATACAGGAGGTCCCGGAGGCGGGCGTCGGGGAATCGCCGCGACTTCTGGTGGAAGATGAGTATAGACCACACTCCGACCATCAGGACGATGAACACGGACAGGACATTGTAGTGTTTCAGGAGAGAAACTCCTTCTCACGGGAGGCGGGGATTATATTTCAACCGCCTCCCCGGGGCAATAACGCTCTCGGGGGTCGGGAACAGGGATGATTCGGCGAATTCATGCGGTTTCCCGATGTCTATTTCCGGCTCCCTTGCGTATGATTCCGTGACGTCACCGATCAGGTGACCGCGAACGAACCGGAAAACGAGGTAATTATGACTTTCCCGAGATCAACGCTGCTCATCTTCCTGACGATCCTGCTCCTGTTCCTGGCCGGGATCAGCTTCGGAGAGCCGACCGCCTCCGCCGACGGGTCGGAAGCGGGGGGCCAGCCCATCCAGGCCGTCCGGGTCGAAAAAATCGCTTCGGCCAAAGTCGGAGAGACCCGGGAATTCTGGGTCTCCCTGCCTGATGGCTATGCCGATTCCGGCGAGAGGTATCCCGTGCTCTATATGATGGACGCGGATTTCAACTTCAGCTCCGGCATTATCGGAGGCGTTCGTTTTGCCGCCCTCATGGGGCAGATGCCCGAGTTCATCATGGTCGGCATCAAGAACACCGACCGCTCGAAGGACATCTTCCCCGAGGTCGTCACTTACCGCGACGGCAGCAAGGACGGGGGCCGGGCCGGCCAATACCTGGATTTTATCCGCGAGGAGCTGATCCCCCACATCGACAAAAATTATCGGACTGAAAAGTTCCGGGTCCTCTACGGCACGTCCAACACCGGATTCACCACCGTCTATGCCCTGTTTCGCAATCCCGATACGGCCGACGCCTACATCGCCGCCAGCGCCACGCTGTCCATACCCTTGTTCAGGGCCAAAAGGGACGAATGGATCCAAGGCTTCAAGGGCGGCCGGCGCCGGTTGGTGGTGGTCATGGGTGAGAATGACCTGCCCACGGTCTTAAGCCAAAATGGGGCGCTGAAGGAAGCGATCGATACCCAGGCGCCCCCCGATTTGATCGGCCGTTTCCTGGTCGTCGAGAACGGAGGCCACGTGCCGGTCGATTCGTTGCGGCAGGGGCTGAGCGCTCTCTTCGAAGGATGGAAGATCGATCTCCCTTTCACTGACGCCACATTTGACGAGATCCGGAAACAGGCGGAACGGCGGGCCGCCAAGTTTGGCGTTCCGGGCAAGCTCCCCGAGGACGATCTGGCGATACTGGGCCGGAGCCTGTTGGGTGAAAAGAAAGAGCTCCGGGCCGTCGAGGTCCTGCGCTACAGGGCGGATCTTTATCCCCGCTCGGCCGAGGCCCAGGTGGCTCTGGGCGATGCCTACCGGCAGAGCGGCCAAACGGCCAAGGCCCGCGAATGCTACGATCGGGCCTTGATCATCGCGCCGGGGCACGCCGCCGCGACGGCCAAGCGGAAAGAGCTCGATTCCAAATGAGAGAAAGACATTGGCTTGATGCCGGAACCGCCGTTCCGGTCGTTTTTTTCACTACGACGGTCCTCTGCGGGCTGGTCCAGGGAAACTACAATCATCTTTCCAGGCAGGTCAGCGAACTGGGGACGATCGGCACGAATTCGCAATATCTGTTTGCGGCGGGTCTCGTTCTCAGCTCGTTCTTGAGTATCCTCTTCATCGCCTGGCTTCTCGGCGCCTGCCGGCGGCTCCAATTGAGCGTCTGGCCTGTTTGGCCGATGTTTGCTTTCTCGGTTTCCATCGCCGGCGCGGCGATGTTCCCGCTGCCCTTGCGCATGCACCAGATCATGGGCAGCCCCGTGTTCTTGCTGCTCTTATCGCCTCTCCTGGGCCTCATTTTATGGCCGAAGAACCGGCTGGCGGCGAATATCCGGTGGATGTCGGTCTTAAGCCTCCTGATCATGGCCCTGGGCTTTTTGGCCTATTTCCCCGACATCCTGGCCTCCTATCCCGGATTGAAGCAACGCTTCTTTCACGCCGGCTGGGCGATCTGGTTCGTCTATTTAAGCCGGGCCTTCCGCCGGGCTCTCGAGAATCAGCGGATCGAGGCGGGAAGGCCATGAAAATCGTCGTCATCCTCAACTCGATACTGCCGATGGAATTAGCCGCCCGGGCGAAAGCCAAACCATAAAGGAGATCATCATGGAATTGCAAAAAAGTCGGCGTCGTTTTTTGAAGGATTGCGCGAAGATGGGCGGAACCTGCTGCGCGCTTCTGGCCTGCCATCGGCTTCTGCCGGCCGAGGAAGGCCTGCAAAGCCCGAAGCCCATCGATCTGGCGCCGCTGTCCTATTGCGGCATCCCCTGCGTCAAGATCTGCCCGCTGTACAAAGCCACGCAGGAAAACGACGTCCAGATGAAGAAGACCCTGTACGAACGACAGGAGATGAAGAAGAAATTCGGCTTCGATTTCGATCCGGACAAGGTCGTCTGCTACACGTGCAAGCCGGGGGACAAGCCCAAAAAAGTCGGCATGGACACGTGCCCGGTCCGCCAATGCGCCTTGGCCAACGGTGTGGAATCCTGCGTCCAGTGCGCGAACCTGGACGCCTGCGATAAGGAATACTGGAAAAAGTGGCCGCAGCAATATGCCTCCACGAAATATATCCAGGCCCGCTACCGGACCCAGCCGGGCGCGGTGATCAAGGGAGGCAAGGCTCGCTAGTCAAGATATAGAGATCGTCAATTCGCATTTGAACTCGTGCTCGCCGTCCGCCGTTGGGCGTCATAAGATGAAAACGAACGGCATCAGAGTGACGAAGCGTCAATTTAGGAGAATAACAGTGAAATCCGCAAGTCTGCCAAAAACAATTCTAATTTTCACGCTCGGTTTTCTGTCCCTGGGCACCATGTTCGCCCAGCCGCCGTCCAAAGACGCAAGCCCTTCCGACAAGTGCTTTGTCGGCAGCTCGGCTTTTGTTTTGGGCAATTTGGCTCCCGATCCTCCTTCCTTCTACCAGCTGAATATCGGGTATCGGATCACGTCTAAAGACGTCATTTCGCTGGAGGCCATCACCTGGACCTACAAGGCTCCTTTGGGAATTCCTTACGGGCCGTCTTGGGGAGATGCCGGCGAAAATTACCCGGGAAGCATTCGCGAATATGGCATCGGCATGACGTATCAGAGATTCTTGTGGAAGGGCTTGTACGCGTCCCTGCAGGTCATCCCGTTCAAAAGAATCTATCGGGATATGGACGATAAAACCATCCAGAAGGGATTTCAGCTGTTTTCGACGCTCCGCATCGGGTTTCAAATTCCCTTATTCAAGAATAGATTTTTCTTGGAGCCGTCCATCGCTGCCACATTTTGGCCTGTCAGCACAAACGTGCCGCCAAGCTTTGCGGCAAAAGACGCCAAGTGGAATAGGTTCTTTCTCTTTGAGCCTGGATTGCACTTCGGCCTTAATTTTTAAATATGCGCACCGTTCAGATACTCAATTTTCAAAAAAAAGGACTCCTGCGTATCATGGCTAATAAGGAATTCAGTAACTCGCCCAAAAACCGCCGGCTTTGGAATACAGGCGTGATTGCCGTTGTTTTTGCGGGACTTGCCCTCGTCTACCTTGACCCTGGTTTTGCGGAAGCGGGCATGAAGGGGAACAGGAGCGGTTTGACTCTATCCGGGCCGCAATCGACCCCTTCGGCTTCAACGGCGGCTCCCTTACCCAAAGGGCCTTACTTCGGCCAGCGGCTGCCGGGGGAGATCCCGGAATTGTTCGCCCCCGAATTTCTTTCGGCCCGCTTCGGTTTCGTCGCCCGCATCGCGTTCGCTCCGGACGGCAACGAGTGCTTCTTCACCGTGACGGACGCCGCCTATGCGCACCCGAAAATCTATGGCAGCCGAAAAGTCGGGGACACCTGGAGCGAGCCGGCGATACCGGCTTTCGCCGATCCGCAATGGATCAATCACGAGCCATTCTTTTCCCGGGACGGCGGCAAAATCACCTTCACCTCTAATCGGCAGACGCAGTCCGTTACGAACAAAAGGGACTTCTGGGTGACCGAGCGGACGCTAAATGGATGGAGTGAACCCAAGCGCCTTCCTCCCCCCATCAACTCCGATCATACGGAGTTCTTTTATTCGCAGACGGCGGATGGAACGGCGTACTTCTGCTCCGACCGCCCCAACGGGATTGGCGCATTGGACATCTATCGAGTTCGCCCGGGGGCGGAACCGACCGCGCCGGCGGAAAATCTCGGAGCCCCGGTGAACGCTAAATACTATAATGGGGATCCCTGCATCGCTCCCGACGGGCGCTTTCTGGTGTTCGGGACCGTTCGCCCGGAGGGGCGCGGCGGCATGGATCTTTATGTGAGCTTCAGAGATGGGCCCAATGGCTGGACCGTACCCGTCAGTCTCGGCGAGGGGTTCAACACGCCTGCCAATGAATACGCGCCTTCTTTTTCTCCGGACGGGCGCTTTCTGTTCTTTGCCCGGCACGACGGCCAGCAGGCCAAGCTCTATTGGGTGAAGATGTCCGTTTTAGATCGGTTTCGCGCGAAGGCCTCGTCTCTGGCCCCAAAACCGGCGGAGCCGCTAAAGTCGACCGGCGCGACGGGCGATGGCCAAGTCAAAGGAGCGTATCTGGGGCAAAAACCTCCCGGGGACACGCTTGAAGTATTTGCCCCGGGAATCGTCTCCCTGGAAGACAGGCTTGAAGCCTACCCGACGTTTTCCGCGGACGGCCGGGAGCTGTTTTTCTCAGTCGTGAATGCGGCTTGGACGGCGGGGGAGATTCTTTATACAAGACTCAAGGATGGGGTTTGGAGCAAACCCGAAAAAGCTCCTTTTTCGGCAGGCTCCTCCATCAATTGGGAATCGTCCCTGTCTCCCGACGGGAAGCAGTTGTTCTTCGCTTCCAACCGGCCGCCCTCTTCCGCGGCGGCGATCGATCTCTGGATGGTCGAGCGGGTTGCGGAAACCGCATGGTCCGATCCGGTCAGGCTTCCCGCCCCGATCAATTCCGCCGCGGATGACGGGTCCGCCTGCGTGACGAACGACGGAACTTTGTATTTTCATTCTTCTCGCGGCGGCGGGATCGGAGGTTCCGAGCTGTACCAGGCCCGGCTGATCGATCACGCGAATGCCCGGGTCGATAGCCTGGGGGGCGTCATCAAGACCGGCCCCAAGGAAAGCGAGCCGTATATGGCTCCCGACGAAAGCTATCTGATCTTCATCTCGCAGACGCGGCCGGGCGGAAAGGGCGGGTGGGATTTGTGGATCAGCTTTCGGAAGACGGACGGCTTGTGGACGGCTCCCGTGAACATGGGTCCGGAAATCAATACGGCCGCCGACGAGTACGGTCCGCGCGTGACCCCCGACGGGAAATATCTCTTTTTGACCCGGGAAGTCCGGGGCCGGTCGATGGATATCTATTGGGCTTCGGCGCGGATTATCGAGCGTTTACGAGCCAATCATGGCTAAAAAGACGCCCTAAACAGGAGGAAAAGGATATGAAAAGAAACGAATTTCTGAAAGCTTGCGGCGCGGGCCTCTGCGGCTGCGGTGTCGTGGGCCTCCTGGCCCCGCTGGCGGCTTCGGCCGAAGGCGCGGACGGACAGACAACAGCCGCCTCGGCCGCCCCCTCCGAGGTCGACTTGTTGAAGCGGCAGCTCGACGGCGCGCAAGAGCGCTTCGCCGAATTGGTGACCATCATGGGGGAAAACCTCGACGGCGCCACCCGCGACAAGATCCTGACGCGCCTGGGCCGCGAGTGCGCTCAGGCCTACCGCCCGCTTTTCGAGAAGTACCGCGGCGACCTGCCGGGTTTTTTGGCCAAGATCAAGATGGCCTGGCTCGAAAGCGCCGAGTACGATGAAAAAGCCGGCATCCTGCGCACCGTCGGTAAGCCCGCTCCCTGCGCGTGTCCCCTGGTCAAAGTCGGCCGAACCCCGGCCGATTTCTGCAACTGCACGCTCGGCTGGAACCAGGAGGCCTTCTCGATCGTGTCGGGAAAGCCGGCGACGGTCGAGATCGAGGAGACGGTCCTGCGCGGCGGAAAAAGGTGCAGCTTCCGCATCGGCCTCAAAGGGTGACTCCGGCCGTCACGCCGGGCGCGCCGGACGATCGGTAGGCGCGGCCGCTCCCGTCCCCCCGTAGACGCCGATCTGGTGGATCAGCTGGTGGCGGCTTTTGACGTCCATCTTACGGTACAGGCTGTAGACGTGGCTCTTGACGGTATGGATGGAGATGTGGAGGGCGCTCTCGATCTCCTTGTAGCTCTTGCCGTCGATCATAAGCTCCAGGATCTCCATTTCCCGGGCCGACACGCCGCGGGCTTGCCCTATTGCGGCGAGGTTGAACTGCTCTCCAAGGACCTTGCCCAGGCTGCCCGCCCAGGGACCGAAATAAGCCTTCAGCCAAATGCCCGGCAGGAGATTCGTATAAAGGCCGAGCAGCTTGGAGAGCGCCAAGGCCACGAATACCGCTCCGCCCGGGTTCCAGACGCTCAGGGCCAGATGCAAGGGATAGCGCGCCAGGAACAGCAAGGCGAAGGCACCGTCGACCCTCCGCTGTCCCGGATCGGCGGCCTTCCGGCTTTCCGCAAGCAGCCGGCCGAGCCAGAACATGTCGAGGAGGCCCAGGGGCCAGACCAGGGCGAGCCAAAACGTGTTCTCCGGTCTATGGGGGGTCAAGGCCGGGTATCTAAGCGCCAGGAAGTACCAGGCTATCACCGCGACGCCGAAAACCCCTACGACGGGCACGACCCATTTGGGCAAGTCCTTGTCCCGGCGCCGGAATATGGCCCGGTAAAGTGAAATGTGGACTCCCACGGTGAGGGCGGTCAGGACGGGCCATTCGACGAATTTGTACCAGAAGGAGAGGCTCGACAGCTGAGCCGGCGTGAGATTGCTCTGTCCGTAAGTGCTGAAGAAAACGGCCAAGGCCAACCCGTTGTAGAAGACCAGGAAAAGCCCCAGGTTATCGAGCTTGGACCCGGGGAAGCGGCGGGACCTTTGGCGGAACTCGACGACGGCCCAGACCCCGACGATCAGGATAAGAACCGTGGTCAGGACGTTGAAGTGCTTCAAGGCGCAAAATTCCAAGTGACGATATGGATTATAGGGGAACAGACGCGAACGTGACAAGACCGCCGAGAAGAGGCCGCTCCCCGGGGCGCCCGCCCCCGGCCTCGGGAATCGGTATGATTCTTCAATCTCACGCGGTTTCCCGATTGCCGGACGCCTTGCCGTCCCCTATGATGCGCCCGGTCCGACCGTGTCCCCAGGCGGTTCCGATATTCAGGGAACCGGCGCGGGAGCGGGCGAAAAGGAGATGACCATGGCGCCGACTTCCTCAACCATGAAAGCGATCGTCTATACCGAATTTGGTTCCCCCGACGTCCTCCGGTTCGAGGAGACCGCTCGGCCGATGCCCAAACCCAACGAGATCCTGGTCCGGATCCGGGCCGCAAGCGTCAATTTCGGGGATACCATGGCCCGGAGCTTCAAGGCCGTCACGCCCCGTGGATTCAACATGCCCTTCTTGTTCTGGCTGATCGCGAAGGCGAGCATCGGATGGAACAAGCCCCGGATCCGGATTTTGGGAAACGAGTTCGCCGGGGACGTCGTCTCGGTCGGCCGGGACGTCAAGCGCTTCAAGCCCGGCGATCAGGTGTTCGGCTATACCGGCCAACGCTTCGGCGCTTACGCCGAGTTCCTGTGCCTGGCCGAAAGCGCCCCGGTGGCCCATAAGCCCGCCAACCTGACCATCGAGGAGGCCGCCGTCATCCCCTACGGGGCCATGATGGCCCTGCCCCTTCTACGCAGGGCGAACCTCCAGCCGGGGCGGACGATCCTGATCAACGGGGCCAGCGGCGGGATCGGCTCGGCCGCGGTGCAGATCGCCAAGCATCTCGGGGCCGAGGTGACCGCGGTTTGCGGAGGGCCCCGGCTGGAATTCGTCCGAGCCCTGGGGGCGGATCGGGCGATCGATTACGAGGAACAAGACTTCACCCGGAACGGCGAGACCTACGATGCGATCTTTGACATCCTGGGCCGGGCGCCCTTTTCGCGCTGCCGGCATTCGCTCAAGGCCCGCGGAGTTCTCCTCTACGCCAGCTTCAAGACGCGGCATCTCCTGGCGATGATTCGGACGTCCCTTTCCGGCGGCCTGCGGGTCGTCTGCGCACTCGCGCCTGGAAGCCTCAAGGATTTGCTCGTAGTTAAAGAACTGGTCGAGGCCGGGAAGATCAAGGCGATCGTCGATAGGCGTTTCCCCATGGACCGCGCCGCCGAAGCGCACAGATACGTCGAGACCGGGCGCCGGAGGGGGGCTGTGGTCATCATTATGGCCCCCGGCACCGAAGGAGAGGGAAACGGCTGATTTCCGCTTCGATCCCGAGATTCGGTCCGCTCTTAATTTGCACATATTTTGTCAGCCTATTTGTCGCGGGCTTCGTATTCATATTCGGAGTGTGACCACCATGCGCAGATCATATGCCTTTGGAGCCGTCGTCCTATTCATCCTCGCAACCGCTTTTTCCGGGCTCGTTGCCCAGACTCCGAAGCCGGTCAACAATGCCGGCGAAAATGTCCTGGTCAAGGTGGAGAAGCCGATCGCAGCCCCCGAGTCTTATCGGACCGGGTTCTCCGTCATTACCGCCCGGGATAGCCGGGTCTTGCTCTCCTATCTGTCATCGGACCTGCTGGAAGGTCGGGAGAGCGGATCCCGCGGCTATCGGCTGGCCGCCGAATACGCGGCCTCCCTCTTCGCCCTCTGGGGGCTCGAACCGGCCGGCGATGCGGGGAATGGCGCCGGGCGCGACTATTTGCAGGAAGTCGTGATGAAAGAGTATACCGGCCTGGGATGTACGGCCACCTGGTCGGCTCGCGAGGGGGAAAGCTCGGGAGGCCGGACTTTTCATGAAGGGGTCGATTTGGAGAACTATTACCGGAACCGCATTCCGGAAGTCGTTTCCGCCCCGGTGGTCTTCGCCGGCTACGGCCTCAGCGAACCGTCGGCCGCCTACGACGATTTCGCCGGGCTCGAACTGAAAGGCAAAATCGTCATGCTCCTCGACGATGTCCCCGGTCGGGGCAACCCGGCTTCTCCGTTTGCGAAGGGGGAGGCAGGGGAGAAGCCGAGGGCCGTGATCTGGTTCGACGGCCTCAAAAAAGCGAACGCGGCGGCCGCGCGGGGGGCCCGGGCCGTCTTGGTGGTCAGGAATTCGCTCTCCGCGGGCGACGTTTACGCCGAAATGGGGCCCCCGGCGCCGAATGATGCGCGCCCGATCCTCCACGAACCCAGTCGTCTCGTCACGCTGCCCGGAGCCAAGCGTGACGGGGGCGCCATCTTCATCTCCCGCGAAATGGCCGACTTTATTCTGGCCTCGTCCGGCCGGACCATCGCTAGCCTGAAGGCGGAAATCGAATCCCGCTGGAAGCCGGCCTCGTTTGAAATCCCCGGCGGCGCACTGACCATTCGCAACAGCGCTGAAAGCGAGCGAATATTGCGCTGCTATAACGTCATCGGCGTGATCCCGGGGAGCGATCCACGGCTGAAAAACGAGGCGGTGGTCATCGGCGCCCATTTGGATCACCTGGGCCAGCGGGGCGATTATATCTTCAACGGGGCCGACGACAACGGCAGCGGCGTCACCGGCACCCTGGAGATGGCCCGGGCCGTCGCCTCCCTGCCGCGCAAGCCGAAACGGTCCATGGTCTTCTGCCTATGGACAGGGGAGGAGCTGGGCCTGCTCGGCTCGGCTTTCTATCTCCAACACCCTGTTTTCCCGCCGGCGCAAACGGTCGCTTATCTTAATCTCGATATGATCGGGCGGTCCCCCGACGATTCGAGCTTCAAGGCCCGGCTGAAACGACTGAAGGTTCCCGCCGAAGCCCAAAGCAGGATCGCGGCCGACAATTTCGCCGTCGTCGCGTTCCCGGCCGGGCAGGGGTTGGGGGAGATCCTGAGCCGCGCCGATCAGGCCGTCGGCCTCGATCTTTGGCCCCAGGCCGAGGCGATCGCCAAGACTTCGGGCCTGGTCAGCGATTACGCTTCCTTCGCCGAGGCCCGCGTCCCCTATCTCTCTTGGATGGGGGGAACGCACGAGGATTATCACCAGACCAGCGACAGCCTCGATAAAATCAACCTGGAGCGGATGGCCAAGATCATCCGTTTGACCTATCTCAGCGCCCTGACCCTGGCCGATCAATAGAGAAAAAGCCCAAACGGCGGCCTCGATCTTTTCCGGCGTCGCCAACCCGGAGGCTGGAACGCCCGTCTTTACTAGGGACCGCGACGGCCCTCTCGCGGCGATCGATTTGCCAATAGGGAGCCGAGCGGTGTCTATAGACGACAATAAGACGAATCTTTTCGAAAAAATTATAGAAAGGTGATGCGCGATGAAAATAATTTTAGTTCTGTTGTTCGAACTCCTGGTTGTCTTTGGAATGGTTCAGGCTCAGGTCGACGCGCGGATGATGCAAAACCCTGACGTTTCGAAGACGCAGATCGTCTTCACGTATGGCGGAGACCTATGGGTCGTACCCAAGGAGGGCGGAACGGCTTTGAAATTGAGCTCTTCGCCGGGCCAGGAACTCTTCGCCAAATTCTCTCCGGACGGCTCGGAGATCGCTTACAGCGCGACCTACAAAGGCAACGGCGATGTCTATGTCATCCCCGCTTTGGGCGGCGCTCCCGCGCGGGTGACCCACCATGGGATGAACGACAGGTTCATCGATTGGTATCCGGACGGAAAAAACTTGCTCTACGCTTCGTCCATGGCCAGCGGCAGGCAGAGCTTCAGGCAATTTTATAAAGTGGGTAAAAGCGGCGGCCTGCCCGAAAAGCTCCCCATCCCTTACGGAGAGACGGCATCGCTGTCGCCCGACGGAACGAAAATCGCCTATACCCCGGCCAGCCAGGCTTTCCGGACGTGGAAACGATACCGCGGCGGCTGGCAACCGGATATTTGGATTTACGATCTGTCGAAGAATGCGGCCGAGAACATCACCGATAGCCCTTCCGACGACGAATTCCCGATGTGGTCCGGAAACAAAATCTACTATCTCTCGGATCGCGGTCCGGACTTGCGGACCAACATCTGGTCGTACGATCTTTCCGCGAAAAAGCATGAACAAATCACGAAGTTCACGGATTTCGACATCCACTTCCCATCTCTCGGTCCCTCCGACATCGTTTTCGAGAAAGGCGGCCGGCTGTATCTGTTGAGCTTGGCCGATGAAAAATATCGCGAGGTCGCGATAAAGCTGGTGACCGACGAGATCACGCTCATGCCTAAAGTCGAAAAGGTCGCCGACCTCATTCAAAACTGCGGACTTTCCCCTGACGGCAAGTGCGCCGTTATCGAGGCCCGGGGCGAGATCTTCTTGATCCCGGCGGAAAACGGTCCCCTCTTCAATCTGACCAAGAGCTCCGGAGTGGCCGAACGTTTTCCGGCTTGGTCGCCGGATGGGAAATCCATCGCTTATTGGAGCGACCGGTCGGGCGAATACGAATTGACGATCAGGGACATGGAGAAGCCCGCCGAAGAAAAGAAGCTCACCACCTATGGGCCGGGCTTTCGCTATCAATTGTTCTGGTCCCCCGACAGCAAGAAGGTCGCCTTTGTCGACAAAGCGATGGAGATTTTTATTTTTAATCCGGGAACCGGCGAGACCACGAAGGTGGATAAAGGACTGTACCTCTTTGCCGGCGCTTTGGATGGATTCAGCGTGAGCTGGTCCTCCGACAGCCGGTGGATGGCCTATTCCAGAGGCCTGGAGACGCGGAGATCGGCCATTTTTATATATGACCTGAAAGAGAATCGATTGCATCAGGTGACCTCAGGCTATAACAACGACGCCAATCCCGTTTTTGATCCCGACAGAAAATATCTCTATTTCGCGACAAACCGGACGTTCAACCCGCTGCATAGCGGCATGGAGTTCACCTTCTTTTACGCCAACTCGACGAACATCGCGGCCGTGCCGTTGACCGAAGACATCGCCTCT harbors:
- the tsaD gene encoding tRNA (adenosine(37)-N6)-threonylcarbamoyltransferase complex transferase subunit TsaD, whose translation is MDSGRSLVLRGGGTAPGGEADRECETSACVLEGSEIRILSNIVLSQDEIHAPYGGVVPELASRQHLKSIAPVVAESLAQAGLTAADIDAFAVTQGPGLIGSLLVGVSFAKGLAYVFGKPLIGVDHVQAHIEAAFLEHPATPLPALALIVSGGHTSLFLLRERLHLELLGRTRDDAAGEALDKIAKFLDLGYPGGPIIQKLAEPGDPKAFAFVLPRMTDRSLDFSFSGLKTAAIRHVRESGLDKNHPRLPDFLASFEAAVTKALLDNLMRAADRVEPKSLILCGGVARNKRLRTRFEETARSHGLVWAVPSGKLCTDNAAMVGALALTKLAAGEPIPSALELDAYPRRPAAEKFIR
- a CDS encoding NAD(P)-dependent alcohol dehydrogenase, with the translated sequence MAPTSSTMKAIVYTEFGSPDVLRFEETARPMPKPNEILVRIRAASVNFGDTMARSFKAVTPRGFNMPFLFWLIAKASIGWNKPRIRILGNEFAGDVVSVGRDVKRFKPGDQVFGYTGQRFGAYAEFLCLAESAPVAHKPANLTIEEAAVIPYGAMMALPLLRRANLQPGRTILINGASGGIGSAAVQIAKHLGAEVTAVCGGPRLEFVRALGADRAIDYEEQDFTRNGETYDAIFDILGRAPFSRCRHSLKARGVLLYASFKTRHLLAMIRTSLSGGLRVVCALAPGSLKDLLVVKELVEAGKIKAIVDRRFPMDRAAEAHRYVETGRRRGAVVIIMAPGTEGEGNG
- a CDS encoding alpha/beta hydrolase-fold protein, with translation MTFPRSTLLIFLTILLLFLAGISFGEPTASADGSEAGGQPIQAVRVEKIASAKVGETREFWVSLPDGYADSGERYPVLYMMDADFNFSSGIIGGVRFAALMGQMPEFIMVGIKNTDRSKDIFPEVVTYRDGSKDGGRAGQYLDFIREELIPHIDKNYRTEKFRVLYGTSNTGFTTVYALFRNPDTADAYIAASATLSIPLFRAKRDEWIQGFKGGRRRLVVVMGENDLPTVLSQNGALKEAIDTQAPPDLIGRFLVVENGGHVPVDSLRQGLSALFEGWKIDLPFTDATFDEIRKQAERRAAKFGVPGKLPEDDLAILGRSLLGEKKELRAVEVLRYRADLYPRSAEAQVALGDAYRQSGQTAKARECYDRALIIAPGHAAATAKRKELDSK
- a CDS encoding DUF998 domain-containing protein: MRERHWLDAGTAVPVVFFTTTVLCGLVQGNYNHLSRQVSELGTIGTNSQYLFAAGLVLSSFLSILFIAWLLGACRRLQLSVWPVWPMFAFSVSIAGAAMFPLPLRMHQIMGSPVFLLLLSPLLGLILWPKNRLAANIRWMSVLSLLIMALGFLAYFPDILASYPGLKQRFFHAGWAIWFVYLSRAFRRALENQRIEAGRP
- a CDS encoding DUF3795 domain-containing protein — its product is MELQKSRRRFLKDCAKMGGTCCALLACHRLLPAEEGLQSPKPIDLAPLSYCGIPCVKICPLYKATQENDVQMKKTLYERQEMKKKFGFDFDPDKVVCYTCKPGDKPKKVGMDTCPVRQCALANGVESCVQCANLDACDKEYWKKWPQQYASTKYIQARYRTQPGAVIKGGKAR
- a CDS encoding helix-turn-helix transcriptional regulator, producing MKHFNVLTTVLILIVGVWAVVEFRQRSRRFPGSKLDNLGLFLVFYNGLALAVFFSTYGQSNLTPAQLSSLSFWYKFVEWPVLTALTVGVHISLYRAIFRRRDKDLPKWVVPVVGVFGVAVIAWYFLALRYPALTPHRPENTFWLALVWPLGLLDMFWLGRLLAESRKAADPGQRRVDGAFALLFLARYPLHLALSVWNPGGAVFVALALSKLLGLYTNLLPGIWLKAYFGPWAGSLGKVLGEQFNLAAIGQARGVSAREMEILELMIDGKSYKEIESALHISIHTVKSHVYSLYRKMDVKSRHQLIHQIGVYGGTGAAAPTDRPARPA
- a CDS encoding helix-turn-helix transcriptional regulator produces the protein MFIVLMVGVWSILIFHQKSRRFPDARLRDLLYYLIFYNIIELEVFLLVYFDSNLTPQQSASFFSWFKGVDWPLRTLLILGLYVSLYKTIAWLRGKKLSKWLLPGLGLFTAALMLLFFLDMRSPGFLPRSPYINFWNLFIWPLNLIAAIWLIRMLAENKAGPDPDRRRANRAFAWLFLLRIPVYLAIVMLNPGPLNYWNITAVRLLALYTNLIPLFWLQAYFIPWAGSLGKIIGAGVVMPSLQKKHGLSAREMEILILMIDGKSYKQMEEALHISIHTVKSHAYSLYRKLKVNNRHQLIHLVSTSQKEGV